A genomic region of Salinibacter pepae contains the following coding sequences:
- a CDS encoding efflux RND transporter periplasmic adaptor subunit → MHWPTVSFFSWSRPVAAALLLSLLAGTTACTNGAASEGAGQGRTPQASRVETLVLSPSSFTDVVSLTGSVEALDDATLSAQTSGPVTMLRDLGTRVEEDEIVAEIDAEEAEAAVEQARAQYDLARDRFQRQQPLYRDSVISALEFEQVRSERNQARAALSQAQTRLNNAQIRAPFAGSIEERFTEVGEQASPGTRIARLVNTRRVKVTAGVPERYANDIQVGTPVQLDFRRYGAGVRTAEVTFVGRTIDPESRTFSIEATVSNERGTLKPEMGVNLRVTRAVIDSAITIPRSAVVRDESGTHAYVAERTDSTDVARKRTLALGPSSGGRVVVESGLSATDEVIVVGQNDVSPGAPVSIAQQYDSTTAAGTPYEGSSSLPTPPTD, encoded by the coding sequence ATGCATTGGCCCACGGTTTCTTTCTTCTCCTGGTCGCGCCCGGTCGCGGCCGCACTGCTCCTCAGCCTCTTGGCAGGAACGACTGCGTGTACCAACGGCGCCGCCTCGGAGGGGGCCGGTCAGGGGCGCACGCCCCAGGCCTCGCGGGTGGAAACCCTCGTCCTGTCCCCCAGCTCGTTCACCGATGTCGTTAGCCTGACCGGCAGCGTGGAGGCCCTCGACGACGCCACGCTCTCGGCCCAGACCAGCGGCCCCGTGACGATGCTTCGGGACCTGGGCACGCGCGTGGAGGAGGACGAGATCGTGGCCGAGATCGACGCAGAAGAGGCCGAGGCGGCAGTCGAGCAGGCACGCGCCCAGTACGACCTGGCCCGGGATCGCTTCCAGCGCCAGCAGCCGCTGTACCGCGACTCCGTGATCAGCGCGTTGGAGTTTGAGCAGGTGCGCTCGGAGCGCAACCAGGCCCGGGCCGCGCTCTCCCAGGCCCAAACCCGGCTCAACAACGCGCAGATACGAGCGCCCTTTGCCGGCAGCATCGAGGAGCGGTTTACGGAGGTGGGCGAGCAGGCCTCGCCGGGCACTCGAATCGCGCGCCTGGTGAACACCCGACGGGTCAAGGTCACCGCCGGCGTTCCGGAGCGCTACGCCAACGACATTCAGGTGGGCACGCCCGTGCAGCTCGACTTTCGGCGCTACGGGGCGGGGGTCCGCACCGCCGAAGTCACGTTCGTGGGACGCACAATTGACCCTGAGAGCCGCACCTTCAGCATCGAGGCGACCGTGTCGAACGAGCGCGGCACACTGAAGCCCGAGATGGGCGTCAACCTCCGTGTCACCCGCGCCGTCATTGACAGCGCCATCACGATTCCCCGCTCGGCCGTCGTTCGGGACGAGTCCGGCACGCACGCCTACGTGGCGGAGCGAACCGACTCGACGGACGTGGCCCGGAAACGCACCCTCGCGCTCGGCCCCTCCAGCGGGGGACGCGTCGTCGTAGAGTCGGGCCTCTCCGCCACCGACGAGGTCATCGTTGTGGGACAGAACGACGTGTCCCCGGGGGCCCCGGTCAGCATTGCCCAGCAGTACGATAGCACCACGGCGGCGGGCACGCCGTACGAGGGCAGCTCGTCGCTGCCCACCCCGCCGACCGACTGA
- a CDS encoding TolC family protein, producing the protein MRTFYSSLLAVGLAVCACAVLLAPSAAPAQPIEPIRPSDTTARPAPSQDRASARGRSGTPLSVTDAIQVALEESYSLRDVQLDVRNADARIQSAWGRLYPQLDATGNYTRNIRTANPFAGSDVTGLFSGGGASEWVTFNEQRRTDGDPNTAPITIEEFRRRQQAGRREAGITPGSGGGNPFGVANQFNGALRLRQTLYNGQAIAAVQGAQTLKDLNQTALDRQKRVLVNEVRQAYHDALLAREQIDVARQGLQRAQETFREVSQQVSAGTVPKSERLSAEVERANRETQLVQARSDYASALDGLKQTMGIDADAAIQLTDDLEAGPRDQYAEVSVQSAVDRALRNRSDLERARLNAELQEVRKDTEQARYFPTVAAVANLSMSGRVPSDRTSVISDPTDPFEFDTRTRGVFADSYWNPSLSVGLELSWTLFDGFQRRSSIQQQEVAVQRAELQVSQLRQSVRIQVQRALRNLEAARQRIQSQSTNLETARTNYRFAQQRLGQGVSSPFRVREASRQLDQSRLNYLRAVRDYLNAKSAFETAVGQPAGVPDAASFETARLE; encoded by the coding sequence ATGCGTACCTTCTATTCCTCGCTTTTGGCCGTCGGGCTTGCGGTGTGCGCCTGCGCGGTTCTTCTGGCACCGTCGGCCGCACCGGCCCAGCCGATTGAGCCGATCCGCCCCTCGGACACCACAGCCCGCCCAGCCCCCTCACAGGACCGGGCATCCGCGCGTGGCCGGTCGGGCACCCCGCTCTCCGTCACCGACGCAATTCAGGTCGCCCTGGAGGAGAGCTATTCCCTGCGGGACGTGCAGCTCGACGTGCGCAACGCCGACGCCCGCATTCAGAGCGCGTGGGGGCGGTTGTACCCCCAGCTCGACGCCACCGGCAATTACACCCGCAATATCAGGACCGCCAACCCGTTCGCGGGCAGCGACGTTACAGGGCTCTTCTCCGGCGGCGGCGCGTCGGAGTGGGTTACGTTCAACGAACAGCGCCGGACGGATGGGGACCCGAATACCGCCCCCATCACCATCGAGGAGTTTCGGAGGCGCCAGCAGGCCGGGCGCCGAGAGGCCGGCATTACGCCGGGCAGTGGAGGAGGAAATCCATTTGGGGTGGCCAACCAGTTCAACGGGGCCCTCCGCCTCCGGCAGACGCTCTACAACGGCCAGGCCATCGCGGCGGTGCAGGGGGCCCAGACGCTCAAGGACCTCAACCAGACGGCCCTCGATCGGCAAAAGCGGGTGCTCGTCAACGAGGTGCGGCAGGCCTACCACGACGCCCTGCTGGCCCGCGAGCAGATCGACGTGGCCCGGCAGGGCCTACAGCGGGCGCAAGAGACATTCCGGGAGGTGTCCCAGCAGGTCTCGGCCGGCACCGTGCCGAAGTCCGAGCGCCTGAGCGCAGAGGTGGAGCGGGCCAACCGCGAGACGCAACTGGTGCAGGCCCGCTCCGACTACGCCTCGGCCCTCGATGGGTTGAAGCAGACCATGGGCATTGACGCCGACGCCGCAATCCAACTCACCGACGACTTAGAGGCCGGCCCGCGCGACCAGTACGCGGAGGTCTCGGTCCAGAGTGCCGTAGATCGGGCCCTCCGAAACCGGTCAGATTTGGAGCGGGCCCGCCTCAACGCCGAGCTGCAAGAGGTGCGCAAGGACACGGAACAGGCCCGCTACTTTCCCACCGTCGCGGCGGTGGCAAACCTGTCGATGTCCGGGCGCGTCCCGAGCGACCGGACCTCCGTGATTTCGGACCCGACCGACCCGTTTGAGTTCGACACGCGGACACGGGGTGTCTTTGCGGACTCGTACTGGAACCCCTCGCTCAGCGTCGGCCTGGAGCTGAGCTGGACCCTCTTCGACGGCTTTCAGCGGCGGTCGAGCATTCAACAGCAGGAGGTGGCGGTGCAGCGCGCCGAGCTGCAGGTGTCTCAGCTCCGCCAGTCCGTCCGCATTCAGGTGCAACGCGCCCTGCGGAATCTGGAGGCGGCGCGCCAGCGGATTCAATCCCAGTCCACGAACCTGGAGACCGCCCGCACCAACTACCGCTTCGCCCAGCAGCGACTCGGGCAGGGCGTCTCCAGCCCGTTTCGGGTGCGCGAGGCCTCGCGGCAGCTCGACCAGAGCCGCCTCAACTACCTGCGGGCCGTCCGGGATTACCTGAACGCCAAGAGCGCCTTCGAGACCGCCGTCGGACAGCCCGCCGGGGTGCCGGACGCCGCCTCCTTCGAGACCGCCCGTCTCGAATAA
- a CDS encoding TetR/AcrR family transcriptional regulator, giving the protein MLDAARAVFAEEGYADATLDEIAERAEFGKGTLYNYFEGGKEELFLAVFDEASQELEGLIRTVFHASPGARPLRDTVHEFVVRYFEMVRDQQDLFLVLVKEIHTIAFSDETERVEFFERQQERVLGTLVPVLREAMDQAEIRRLSPTLVANVLFTSLRSMGTHHILEGNHAPTNGPAGAVRPLDNPDRAADALTTILFDGLAVGDASSASA; this is encoded by the coding sequence ATGCTCGATGCCGCACGGGCCGTCTTCGCGGAGGAGGGATACGCCGACGCGACGCTCGACGAGATTGCGGAGCGGGCGGAGTTCGGCAAGGGGACGCTGTACAACTACTTCGAAGGGGGAAAGGAAGAGCTCTTTCTCGCCGTTTTCGACGAGGCCTCCCAGGAGCTGGAAGGGCTCATCCGGACGGTCTTCCACGCGTCCCCCGGCGCCCGTCCGCTGCGGGACACGGTCCACGAGTTCGTGGTGCGCTACTTCGAGATGGTTCGCGACCAGCAGGACCTGTTTCTCGTCCTGGTGAAGGAGATTCACACCATTGCGTTCAGCGACGAGACCGAGCGCGTCGAGTTTTTCGAGAGGCAGCAGGAGCGTGTGCTGGGCACTCTTGTGCCTGTGCTCCGTGAGGCAATGGACCAGGCGGAGATTCGACGCCTCTCCCCCACACTGGTGGCGAACGTCCTGTTCACGAGCCTTCGGAGCATGGGGACGCACCACATTCTCGAAGGCAACCACGCCCCCACCAACGGCCCCGCCGGCGCGGTTCGGCCCCTGGACAACCCCGACCGGGCGGCCGACGCCCTAACGACCATTCTGTTCGACGGTCTGGCGGTTGGGGATGCCTCCTCGGCCTCTGCGTGA
- a CDS encoding ABC1 kinase family protein: MSSDDASDDFPASKLERSGLFAKTGLKVGKNYAQYLMDRATGADDPEARKRELNAQNARDLFEEFTRLRGTALKLAQSMSMDTGLLPDEFMEVMAEAQYSVPPMNKALVRKRIRDGLGRFPELLFDDFEPEAMAAASLGQVHRARLDDGRAVAVKVQYPNVRETIESDLSVARTLFERLIQGDGVDAHFEEVKARLQEETDYLNEAQNIDHFADQYDGEKLVVPRPVPDRTAETVLTMTHVDGRHLDAFLDADPGPGERDRFGQLLWDFLHEQVAGNARTLHADTHPGNFLFRDDGRLGVIDFGCVKTFPQQFRDDMLRLFRARMADDEDQITDLLYTLDILHDGLPAETQEELRHFFDEYGSLIVEPYRQSSFNFGDPAFRNRLQDCFEQASHLRAATGSPHFIFLNKALVGLLNLLTRLEARVDTTESLSLLNESLEGLGCAAVER, encoded by the coding sequence ATGAGTTCAGACGACGCTTCCGACGACTTTCCCGCCTCCAAGCTGGAGCGGAGCGGCCTCTTCGCCAAGACGGGACTGAAGGTGGGAAAGAACTACGCCCAGTACCTCATGGACCGGGCCACCGGCGCGGACGATCCGGAAGCGCGGAAGCGAGAGCTCAACGCACAGAACGCCCGCGATCTCTTCGAGGAGTTTACCCGCCTCCGCGGGACGGCCCTCAAGCTCGCCCAGTCGATGAGCATGGACACCGGGCTGCTGCCGGACGAGTTCATGGAGGTGATGGCGGAGGCACAGTACAGCGTGCCCCCGATGAACAAAGCGCTGGTGCGCAAGCGGATTCGGGACGGGCTCGGGCGCTTTCCGGAACTGCTCTTCGACGACTTCGAGCCGGAGGCAATGGCCGCCGCCTCGCTCGGCCAGGTCCACCGGGCACGCCTGGACGACGGGCGGGCGGTCGCGGTGAAGGTGCAGTATCCGAACGTGCGGGAGACCATCGAGTCCGACCTGTCGGTGGCCCGCACGCTGTTCGAGCGCCTGATTCAGGGCGACGGGGTGGACGCCCACTTTGAGGAGGTGAAGGCCCGGCTCCAGGAGGAAACAGACTACCTGAACGAGGCGCAGAACATCGACCACTTCGCGGACCAGTACGACGGGGAGAAACTCGTCGTCCCCCGCCCGGTCCCCGACCGGACGGCCGAGACGGTCCTGACGATGACACACGTGGACGGCCGGCACCTCGATGCCTTCCTCGATGCGGATCCGGGCCCAGGCGAGCGCGATCGATTTGGGCAGCTGCTGTGGGACTTTCTCCACGAGCAGGTGGCGGGCAATGCCCGTACTCTCCACGCCGACACCCATCCCGGCAACTTCCTCTTCCGCGACGACGGGCGGCTCGGGGTCATCGACTTCGGCTGCGTGAAGACCTTTCCCCAGCAGTTCCGCGACGACATGCTGCGCCTCTTCCGGGCCCGCATGGCCGACGACGAGGACCAGATCACCGACCTCCTGTACACCCTCGACATCCTCCACGACGGCCTCCCGGCAGAGACCCAAGAGGAACTGCGCCACTTCTTCGACGAGTACGGCTCGCTCATCGTAGAGCCCTACCGCCAGTCGTCCTTCAACTTCGGCGACCCGGCGTTTCGGAACCGCCTGCAGGACTGCTTCGAGCAGGCCTCCCACCTCCGCGCCGCCACAGGGTCTCCGCACTTCATCTTTCTCAACAAGGCCCTGGTCGGCCTGCTCAACCTGCTGACCCGGCTTGAGGCCCGCGTGGACACCACCGAAAGCCTGTCGCTCCTGAACGAGTCGCTGGAGGGACTCGGCTGCGCCGCGGTGGAGCGCTAG
- a CDS encoding rhodanese-like domain-containing protein: MEETIHTVSTEAFALQAEAPDHTILDVRPIAAYNGWPLQDESRSGHVPGAKSLPLQWTQYMDWVEVLDEKGLSQNAPVTVYGYTADAAAEMADKLSRLGFEAVGVYDGFLEDWAPDPDRPLQRMERYRQLVYPEWVQRLRTGETPPGMRGDDHVLCHAHFGYRQDYEDGHIPGAIPLNTNALESPETWNRRSPEELKSALEDHGIRHDTTVVLYGRFSYPTYDQDDPAQSAGHLGAMRCAALMLYAGVEDVKILNGGISTWESAGYDVSTDDVEPAPVDDFGAEVPTHPEYMLTLDEAEDLLEADDGDLVSVRSWAEFIGERSGYHYIDKTGRIPGAVFGNCGSDAYHMENYRNFDYTTREFSEIAGKWAEMGITPDKQIAFYCGTGWRGSEAFMNAYLMGWPHVSVYDGGWYEWSSHPDTETATGVPENDVAA; encoded by the coding sequence ATGGAAGAAACGATCCACACCGTCTCCACCGAAGCATTCGCCCTGCAGGCGGAAGCCCCCGACCACACGATTCTCGACGTTCGCCCCATCGCGGCCTATAACGGCTGGCCCCTTCAAGACGAGTCCCGGAGCGGGCACGTACCGGGCGCCAAGAGCCTGCCCCTGCAATGGACGCAGTACATGGACTGGGTGGAGGTGCTCGACGAGAAGGGACTGTCGCAGAATGCCCCCGTGACGGTGTACGGCTACACCGCCGATGCCGCGGCGGAAATGGCGGATAAGCTCTCGCGCCTCGGCTTCGAGGCGGTCGGCGTCTACGACGGCTTTTTGGAGGACTGGGCGCCCGACCCGGACCGGCCCCTCCAGCGCATGGAGCGGTACCGACAGCTCGTCTATCCGGAGTGGGTACAGCGCCTCCGCACCGGCGAGACGCCTCCTGGCATGCGGGGCGACGATCATGTCCTGTGCCACGCGCACTTCGGCTACCGCCAGGACTACGAGGACGGGCACATCCCCGGCGCCATCCCGCTCAACACGAATGCCCTGGAGTCGCCAGAGACGTGGAATCGGCGCTCCCCAGAGGAGTTGAAGTCGGCCCTCGAGGACCACGGCATTCGCCACGACACCACCGTGGTGCTGTATGGGCGCTTCTCCTACCCGACGTACGACCAGGACGATCCCGCCCAGAGCGCGGGTCACCTGGGCGCGATGCGGTGTGCGGCGTTGATGCTGTACGCCGGCGTGGAGGACGTCAAGATCCTCAACGGCGGGATCAGCACGTGGGAGTCCGCCGGCTACGACGTTTCGACCGACGACGTGGAGCCGGCGCCGGTGGATGACTTCGGGGCCGAGGTGCCGACCCATCCGGAGTACATGCTCACCCTCGACGAGGCCGAGGATCTCCTGGAGGCCGACGACGGGGACCTCGTCAGCGTGCGCAGCTGGGCCGAGTTCATTGGGGAGCGCAGCGGCTACCACTACATCGACAAGACCGGCCGCATCCCGGGGGCGGTGTTCGGCAACTGTGGAAGCGACGCCTACCACATGGAGAACTACCGCAATTTCGATTATACGACGCGGGAGTTTTCGGAGATCGCCGGGAAGTGGGCCGAGATGGGCATCACGCCCGACAAGCAGATCGCCTTCTACTGCGGCACGGGCTGGCGCGGCAGCGAGGCGTTTATGAACGCGTACCTGATGGGGTGGCCCCACGTCTCGGTCTACGACGGCGGGTGGTACGAATGGAGCAGCCACCCCGACACGGAGACGGCCACGGGGGTGCCCGAGAACGACGTTGCGGCATAG
- a CDS encoding CoA-binding protein — translation MPGNPSPDLLTVLDTADTIAVVGCSATPTRTSHKIARYLQDRGYRIVPVNPNYDEVLGEPCYPDLPSLPAAVNLDIVDIFRAPEHTADMVRSAIERVEQTDEHPVIWTQLGVSTTEAKAQAEAAGLLYVRNRCIKIEYDRLLA, via the coding sequence ATGCCCGGCAATCCGTCCCCGGACCTGCTCACTGTGCTCGACACGGCCGACACGATTGCGGTGGTTGGCTGCTCGGCCACCCCGACGCGCACGAGCCACAAGATTGCCCGGTACCTGCAGGACCGCGGCTACCGCATCGTGCCGGTCAACCCGAACTACGACGAGGTGCTCGGCGAACCGTGCTACCCGGACCTGCCGAGCCTCCCGGCGGCGGTGAACCTCGACATCGTCGACATCTTCCGCGCCCCAGAGCACACGGCGGACATGGTCCGGTCGGCAATTGAGCGCGTCGAGCAGACGGACGAGCACCCGGTGATCTGGACGCAGCTCGGGGTGTCGACCACGGAGGCAAAGGCCCAGGCCGAAGCGGCGGGGCTGCTCTACGTGCGCAACCGGTGCATCAAAATCGAGTACGACCGGCTTCTCGCGTGA